DNA from Paludisphaera mucosa:
GATGCCGAGCCAGCTCCAGGAGCTGGTGGACTGCTGGATGGCCTGGGGCGGCGTCGACCTCGCGCATCGGCCCGATCCGCGGGCCCTGGCGGCCGACTTCGGCCCCGCGGCGGTCCGACCCGGGGCGTCCCCGGGCGCCATCGCGGGCTGGGAGAACCGCCACGGTTTCCGCCTGCCCCCCGGGCTCCGCTCCTGGCTGCTGCTCTCCGACGGGCTCCATCGCGTGGCCCCGCTCATCCACCCGATCTCGGCGATCGGCCCGATGATCCTCTTCGGCCGCATGGACGACCTGCACATCCAGCCCGAGAGCTGGTTCGAACTGGGCAACCCGAACGTCGAGACGATCTGCATCGACCTGGCCTATCGCTGGCCCGGCGGCGGCTGCCCGATCTTCGTCTCCGGCGACGACGAGGCGGGCACGAAGCCCCGTATCGTGGCCCGGAGCTTCGAGGAATGGTTCCTCACGCTGCTGAACCACGGCGGCCGGGAATACTGGCTCGAATCCGACTTCGAGAGCTTTGGGACGCCGTGGGAGGCCCATCGCCGGTTCGCGCCCCAGCCCGAGCTTCCCGATCCCCTACGACCCTTTGCGGCCGAAGTCGGGCCGCTGGTCCTGGCAGGCCTCGACGAGCGCGAGATCGCCGCGAGGACCGGGCTGACCCACGACGACATCGAAGCGATCGTCCGGTACCTCCAGCACGTTCCGCCCAACCTGGCGTCCCCTTGACGCTGCGTCTCCGGGGGGCGTCGTCGTGAATCTCGAATGGTTCGTCCGCCAGCTGGAATTCCCCGAGCTGACCCGGAAGTGGCTCCAGGGGCTGGGCGTCCGCGACCTGGACCGCGGGCTCCGCGACCTCGAGGATCTCGCCCGCCACGCCGGCCCCGAGCCTCGGCCCCTGCTCGCCCGGATCGCCGGCCAGTTCGACGTTGTCCTGCCCCGCAGCTCCGACCCGGGCATGGCCTTGACCAACTTCGAGCGCTACGTCGCAGCTCTGCCCGATCCGCCGAGCGGTCTGGCCCAGCTCGCGGCGCGGCCTCGCACGACGGAGACGCTGCTCCAGGTCTTCAGCACGAGCCAGCATCTCAGCGAGCTTCTGATCCGCCGGCCCGAGCTGATCGACTGGCTCCAATCCGGGGCCGACCGCCGCGACCGTGGGACCCTGATCGCCGACCTCTGGAACACGCTCACGGCGGAGGGCCCGGTCGAGGACCCCCGGATCGTCCTGCGCCGATTCCGACTCCGCGAGACGCTCCGCATCGGCTACAACGACATCGTCCGCGGCTTCCCGCTGGAAGTCACCACGGCCGACCTCTCTTATCTCGCCGACGCCTGCGTCGAGGCGGCGACCCGGCTGGCGCGAGCGTCCGTGGAGCGCCGCTTCGGCTCGCCGACCTGCGCCGACGGCCGACCGGCGCGATTCGCGGTCCTCGGCCTGGGGAAGCTCGGCGGGATCGAGCTGAACTACAGCTCCGACATCGACCTGATCTTCCTCTACGACGAGGTCGGCGCGACGACGGGGCCGCGTGTCGTCACCAACGCCGAGTTCTTCGCCCGGATGAGCGCCGAGATCGTGCAGCTCCTCTCCGACCACACGGCCCTGGGGATGGCCTATCGCGTCGACATGCGCCTGCGACCCGAGGGCGAGCAAGGCGTGCTGGTGCAGTCGTTCGACGCGACGATGGGATATTACGTCACCCGCGGCCGGACCTGGGAGCGACAGGCCCTCATCAAGTGCCGCACGGTGGCCGGCGACCTCGGGCTGGGCGGCGGCTTCATCGAGGCCATCACTCCCTTCATCTATCGGAGATACCTGAGCGCGTCGGAGATCTCGGAGATCAAGTCGCTCAAGCGGCGGATCGAGCAACGCACGGTCTCGGCCGGTCGCGCCGAGTTCGAGGTCAAGACCGGGCACGGCGGCATCCGCGACGTCGAGTTCGTCGTCCAGTTCCTGCAGCTCCTGCACGGCGGCGAATACCCGATCGTACGATGCACGAACACGCTCGACGCCATCGATCGCCTCGAGCAGGTCGGATCGCTGACGCCCGAGGAGCGGAGCGTCATGGACGACACGTACCGTTTCCTGAGGCAGGTCGAGCACCGCCTCCAAATGCTGTTCGACCGCCAGACCCACGAGATGCCCCGGCACATGGAAGAGCAGCGCACGCTGGCGATCCGCATGGGTTACGTCCCGCTCGGGCCGTTGGAGGGCCGGGCCGGGCCGGCACAGCGGTTCCTCGCGGACTATCGCAGCAAGACCGAGCTGAATCGGCGGATCCTCAACCACATCCTCCACGAGGCCTTCCTCGACGGCGAGGGCGACGGGGTCGAGGCCGATCCGATCGTCGACCTGGTGCTCGACCCGCATCCAACGCAGGAACATATTTCCGAGACCCTCTCGCGATACCCTTTTCGCGATCGGACCGCGGCGTACCACAACCTGATGGCCCTGGCGAAGGAGGACTTCCCGTTCCTCTCACAGGCCCGCTGCCGCCACTTCCTGGCGTCGATCGCTCCTCGGCTCCTGCAGGCGGTGGGCAAGACCGCCGAGCCCGATCTGACGCTGGCGAACCTGGAGAAGGTGTCGGCCTCGCTGGGGGCGAAGGCCATCCTCTGGGAGCTATTCAACTTCAACCCGCCGAGCCTCCGGCTCTACGTCGAGCTTTGCGCCACGAGCCAGCTCGTCTCGCGAATCTTGACCAACAACCCGGGCATGATCGACGACCTGATGGACTCGCTGGTCGTCGACCGCCCCCTCCCCGGCGCGGCGATCAAGGCCGAGCTCGCCGAGCTGACCCGCGGCGCCGTCGAGGAGATCGGACCGATCGTCTGGAGCTTCCGCAACAAGGAGTGGGTGAGGATCGGGACCCGCGACGTCCTGGCCCGCGAGCCGATCCGCGAGGTGGCGAGGGAACTGGCGGACGTCGCCGAGGCGATCGTCGGCCAGCTCGCGCGCGACCAGTGGGCCCGCCGAGCCCGGAAGTTCGGCAGCCCGACTCGATCCGCCGACGGCGGTCGCGACCGCTGGGCGATCCTCGCATTGGGGAAATTCGGCGGGCGTGCGTTGAATTATTACAGCGACCTGGACCTCGTCATCCTGCACGAGAGCGACGGCGTGACGAGAGGCGGCGACGAGTCGACGACGAATCAGGAGTTCGTGACAGACGTCTCCCAGCGCCTGCTCAAGGCCATGGGCGGCGCCGCTACCGGGGGGCTCTATCAGGTGGACACACGGCTCAGGCCCCACGGGGCCGCCGGGCCGCTGGTGAACACCCTGGGCTCGTTCGTCGATTATTTCGAATCCACCGCGCAATCGTGGGAACGCCTCGCGCTGACGCGAGGAAGGGTCGTTTTTGCGACCGGGGGATTCGGGCGGCACGTCGACGACGCCATTCGCTCGATCCTGGCCCGGCCCGTCGATGTGCAGACGCTCGGCCCCGAGATCGCCGACATGCGCCGGAGGCTCGAAGATTCACGCGGGCGGAAGGACCTCAAGCGCGGCATCGGCGGACTGGCGGACGTCGAGTTCGTCGTCCAGTACCTGATGCTGGTGAACGCCGCCCTGCACCCCGAGGTGTTGCGCCCCAACACTTGGGAGGCTCTCGACGCCCTGAAGACCGTCGGCGCCTTGACGCCGAGCCTGCACGACGAACTTTGCGACATCTACAGCTTCCTCTTCGGCGTCGACGCCCGGCTGCGACTGATCCACGACCGCGCCGGGACCGAGCTTCCCGACGACCCCGAGGATCTCACCCGGCTCGCACGACGCCTGAAGTACGACGCCGTCGACCCCACGCTCGCCGTCTCCACGTTCCTGCTCGACTCGGCCCGCTACACCACTCGGGCCCGCGCGATCTTCCAGCAGATCATCCCCGCGCGTCACACCGACTCGCCCTGAACGGCGCAGGGACGCCGTCGGCCCCCAACCTCAAGGAGACCCGACTTGTCGATCCTCCACTCCTGGCTCGGGCTCGCGTTCCTCACCTGCGTCCCGCCGGACGGCGAACGCATCGACATGGCTGAGGATGCGAAGCTGTTCATCCCTTCGGGCTGGCATTCCCGCGAAGGGAAGGTCGACATCCTGCTGCATCTTCACGGGACGCCCACGGTGACCGAACCGGCGCTCGTGACCGTGGGGTGGAACGCCGTGCTCGTCTCGTTCAATCGAAACGGACTCTCCGCAGCCTACTCGAAGCCCTTCACCGATCCGACGCTCTTCCCTCGGCTGATCGATGAGACCGTCAAGGCGGTGGCGGCTCGGCGGTCGGCGGCGCTGAACGTCGGCAATGTGGTGGTCAGCAGCTTCAGCGCGGGATTCGGCGGCGTGCGTGAGATGCTCAAGACGCCCGCCTCGTTCGACCGTATCGACGCGATCGTCTTGGCCGATTCGCTCTATTGCGGCTACGCCGGCGACCCAATCGAGAAGCGTGTGGATCCAGACCTGATGAACGGCTTCGAACGCTACGCTCGCGAGGCGGCGGAGGGTCGCAAGGCCATGATCGTGACCCACTCTGCACAGGTTCCGCCGGGGTACGGCAGCACGACCGAGACCGCCGACGACCTCATCAAGGTCGCGGCCGTCACGCCCGAGATGGTCGACATTGACTGGGGCGACAGCTTGCGTCAGACCCGCCGCGCGGCGAAGGGCCGATTCCAGGTCCTCGGCTTCTCGGGCGAGGGACCAGAAGATCACATGCGGCATTTGCGGCGGATCGCCGAGGTGTGGAGACGCCTACCAGACTCGATCCCCGGAGGCCGGTGAGCGAATGATTCGCCGTCAGGGCTTCGCGGGTTCGGCCTTGAGCTCCCTCACTTCGAGGGCTCGGAAGGCGATCGTCCCGCCGTGGTTCTGGAGGCAGACGTTGCCCCTCAGGGGCTTGTCCTTGATCGCGTCGATCCGACTCTGGTCGACGTCCTGGATCAGTTTATCGTTGAGCGTCACGCGGATGCGGGGGCCGTCGCACGTGACTTCCAGCGTGTTCCACTCGCCCGCGGGCTTTGCGGCGTTCTGGCGGGGGGCGACGTAGCGGTAGAGCGAGCCGGTGCTGTGCGTCGTGGGCGGCTTGCCCGCGTCATCCATCAGTTGCAGTTCATAGGAATAGAACGAAGGTCGCGTGCCGCGTGAATCTTCGGGGTCGAACGCCCGCGTCCGCACGCCGAGGCCGCTGTTGCATCCGGGAGCCATGCGAAATTCGACGTGGAACGTGAAGTCGGCGAACTCCCGATCCTTGTACCGCAGGAAGCCGAAACCCTTGCCGTGACAGACGAGCAGGCCGTCCTCGACGACCCATACGGGGTGCTTGACGCCGTCGCGCACGTCATCGACCACGCCCTCGGCGACCCAGCCGGCGAGCGTCTTGCCGTCGAACAAGGAGATCGCCGGTCCTTCTGCGGCCAAGCCGATCAGGCTCAAGGCGAGCAACACGGTGGTCATGGGTCATCACATCGCGAGAGGATCGCCGAGAGGCGTCGTTCGGCCGAACCGGGACTTGGGATTTCGCCGAGGATCCTATCACGAGACGATGCGATATGCGAGACGCTGAGACACATGCCGAGGAGTTCGCACTCACTCAGGCCGACTGGACTCGCCGCGGCACCGCGCGGCCGACGCCCGGCGTCTGGACGTCGTCGGACGGGCCGTCTTCATGGTATTCGGCGTCGGTGTTGACCTTCCAGGTGTCGTAGCTGCCGTGGCCGAGGATGTTCCGAGCTGCGAGCAGGGCGGTCATCATCGAATGGTCTTGATTATTGTATTTGTGCATACCGTTGCGGCCAGCCAGCTCCAGATTCTCGAGCTTGGAGAGCCAGTCGCGGATGACGGCGAGATGTTGCTGATAGACGTCGTCGTAGACCGGGTAGGCCTTGGGCATACGCACGACGCAGCCGTCGATCACGTCCTTCGCGGCGACGAGTCCCATCGCGTCGATCTCGCGACGCCCGAGCGCGAGCAGGTCGTCGTCGGACATCGTCCAGAGGTCGTCGCCCTCGAAACAGAAGTACTCCAGGCCCAGGCTGGACTTCGACGGGTCGGGGACGAGGTGCGGCGACCAGTTCTTGAAATTCTGGATCCGCCCAACCTTGACGTTGGGCTCGTGGACGTAGATCCACGTGTCCGGGAACGTCTCGGCGCGATCGACGATCAGGACCACGGAGAGGAAGTCACGATAGCCCAGCGACTCCGAGGCACTACGGACCTCGTCGGGGGCGGCCGGGTTCATGGCCCGGATCAATTCGCGGATCGGCAGCGTGGACAGAAAATGGCGGCCCGTATAGCGGTAGGAACGGCCCACAACATCTTTGGCCACGACCGCCGTCACGGCCGAGCCGTCGTGGTCGATCCGAACGACGCGTCGGTCCATGTGAACCGCGCCGCCAAGTTCGCGGATACGGTCTCGAGCCGTCTCCCACATCTGCCCGGGGCCGAGGCGGGGGTAGTGGAACTCCTCGATCAAGGTCTTGATTACCTCGCCCTTGCGGGATCCGAGGCCCGACGTGAGGGCCCCGAAGACGGCATGGACGAGACTTAAGCCCTTGATCCGCTGGGCCGCCCAGTCGGCCGAGATCGTGCTGGTGGGCATTCCCCAGACCTTCTCGGTGTACGACTTGAAAAAGGTCTCGAACAGGACGCGGCCGAAGCGATTGACGACCCAGTCCTCGAAGCTCTTCTCGGGGCGGATCGGCCGGAGCTGCGCCATGATATAGCTGAGGAGGATTCTCGCCGACCGCATCAGGCCGAGCTTCCACAGGGCGTCGACGGGCTTGAGAGGGTAGTGGAAGAACTTGCGGTCGTAGAAGATGCGGCTCAGCCGCGGCCGCTTAATGAACTGGTCGCCCAGGATCTCTCGCCACAAGTCGTTGACTTCCTGGCTCTTCGAAAAGAAACGATGGCCGCCGATGTCGAAGCGATAGCCCTTGTACTCGTCGGTCCGGCTGATGCCGCCGACGAGACGGGGGTCGGCCTCCAGGACGGTGCAGGAGCCACCGTTCTTGGACAGCTCGTAAGCTCCAGTGAGCCCCGCGGGACCGCCGCCGGCGATCACCGTCTCATAGGCATCGATGACCGCCTCGGAGCCGGGCTCCTCGACGCGCGTCCAGCGATGGGGGACCGCCCCCGCGCGGGCCGTCGGCGATTGTGGCGAATCCATGCCCATGAGCGGCTCCTCGTCCTCGTCCTGAATAGGTGGCCGTAGCGCATGCGACGACCTGAGGCGCGGATCATCCGCGGCCTATGCTTCCAATCTATCGGCGACGGGCGGACCGAGTTTTGGCATAAATATCGGCCACGGTCAACGCCGATCAAAATCGCTACGACCTGTCGGCCTTGACCGGCGACAGCCGATCTTCAGAATGGCCGAACCAATTGGATGGGCCGACGGTCGCTGCCGGTCGGTCGTCAATCGGCGCCCGCCCCGAGCCTCCCTCCTTCGGACGGGGGGGCGGTTCCCCCGGGCGAAAGTCCCCCAGGAAATCCAAAACCATGACTGCCGAACAGTTCGAGACGGTCCTCGAAGAGATCCGCCGTCGTCAGGGCACGCGTCATCCGCTGGTACAGGTCGCCACGGCGGGCCGCACGATCCGGGGACGCGTCGGCGATCTCGTCGTGGACCGGACGCAAGCCCGCCACGCCAACACCCCCTACGGCATCGTCACGATGGAACAGCCCGGCCTGGTCCCCGGTCCGCTCATGTTCGTCCAGGTCGCCGAGATTCTCGAAGACGGCGTCCGCGAGCTTCCCGTCCGCCAGCCCGCCCTCGCCTCCTCCGGCATCTGATCGACCGGCGTCCTTGCGATCCCGACGAGACCGGCGCCCAGACGATCCGTCTCGGCGCCGGTCTCGTTTCGCGCCCCTCGCGTCAGGGCCGCCAACCCAGGATGCTCGGCGCAACGCCCAGTCGGACGGCGAACTTCTGAAAGGTCTGGCGGAGCACGTCGTCGAGCTCGCCGGCTTCCGTCAGGGCGTGATAGGCGTCGAGGAAGAGATTCTGCGACTGCCAGAGATCGGGTTTGATCCCGAGCACGGCGGCCGCGTCGAGCAGGCGTTCGGCATGGCTCGCAGCGGCGGCCACGTCGGCGCGTCGGAGGTCGCGCATCGAGCGCTGGAGCCCCTCGGAGAGAGCCTTGCCGAGCACCTCGGCCTTGGGCTTGTAGTTCCATCCCCGGCCGCGCTCGCACAGGTGCTCGATCTTGGCCACCCGTGTTTCGTCGCCCGCGATCAGCTCCTCGATCTGTTCCTCGAGGCTGGAGTCGAGAAACGTCATCGCCGCCGCACGGAGCGGGCTGGGGATGGGATGGTTCAGCTTACCGAGGCGGTTGAGGACCTCCTCATCCTGGTTCGCGAGCCTGGTGAAGGCGCGACGGTAATCCTCAAATCGGTCGGCGAGGACGATCGCGATGATCCGCCGCTGCTCGTCCCGAAACAGGTCGTCGAGTCGATGTTCGACGCCGGGGAAGTCGTGGTTGAGGAGCGTCAAGACGTCGGCCAACGAGCCCGAGCGATACGTCGCCATCAGCCTGGAGGCGAACGTCTCGAACCGCGTGGGGTCGTATTCGTGACTCAGGACGGTGTGGAAGTCGAGCCCGCCGAAGTGGACGACGACGAAATGACTTTCGGCCTTCCGCCATGTCCGTCGCGACCTCCCCACGAGCCGGCCGACGGCCAGGTGGCCCGCGCCGCGAGTCCGGATCGCGACGTCGGAGGCCTCGACCTCGTAGGCCTGGGCGTCGTCCTTGCGGGAGTCGTCGCCGTTCTGATAGATGAGGCTGATGGCGTGGTGGGCCAGGACTCGGTCGAGGTCGACGACGGCGGGCCGCACGCACTGCTCCCAGACGCCGCGGCCGTCGGCGTACTGGGCGACGTTGCTCGGCGCCTTCGCCAGGGCGGCGACGAACTCCTCCTCAAGTTCACGGCCGAAGTGTCGGGCCATCGAGATCGCCC
Protein-coding regions in this window:
- a CDS encoding SMI1/KNR4 family protein, producing MPSQLQELVDCWMAWGGVDLAHRPDPRALAADFGPAAVRPGASPGAIAGWENRHGFRLPPGLRSWLLLSDGLHRVAPLIHPISAIGPMILFGRMDDLHIQPESWFELGNPNVETICIDLAYRWPGGGCPIFVSGDDEAGTKPRIVARSFEEWFLTLLNHGGREYWLESDFESFGTPWEAHRRFAPQPELPDPLRPFAAEVGPLVLAGLDEREIAARTGLTHDDIEAIVRYLQHVPPNLASP
- the glnE gene encoding bifunctional [glutamate--ammonia ligase]-adenylyl-L-tyrosine phosphorylase/[glutamate--ammonia-ligase] adenylyltransferase, giving the protein MNLEWFVRQLEFPELTRKWLQGLGVRDLDRGLRDLEDLARHAGPEPRPLLARIAGQFDVVLPRSSDPGMALTNFERYVAALPDPPSGLAQLAARPRTTETLLQVFSTSQHLSELLIRRPELIDWLQSGADRRDRGTLIADLWNTLTAEGPVEDPRIVLRRFRLRETLRIGYNDIVRGFPLEVTTADLSYLADACVEAATRLARASVERRFGSPTCADGRPARFAVLGLGKLGGIELNYSSDIDLIFLYDEVGATTGPRVVTNAEFFARMSAEIVQLLSDHTALGMAYRVDMRLRPEGEQGVLVQSFDATMGYYVTRGRTWERQALIKCRTVAGDLGLGGGFIEAITPFIYRRYLSASEISEIKSLKRRIEQRTVSAGRAEFEVKTGHGGIRDVEFVVQFLQLLHGGEYPIVRCTNTLDAIDRLEQVGSLTPEERSVMDDTYRFLRQVEHRLQMLFDRQTHEMPRHMEEQRTLAIRMGYVPLGPLEGRAGPAQRFLADYRSKTELNRRILNHILHEAFLDGEGDGVEADPIVDLVLDPHPTQEHISETLSRYPFRDRTAAYHNLMALAKEDFPFLSQARCRHFLASIAPRLLQAVGKTAEPDLTLANLEKVSASLGAKAILWELFNFNPPSLRLYVELCATSQLVSRILTNNPGMIDDLMDSLVVDRPLPGAAIKAELAELTRGAVEEIGPIVWSFRNKEWVRIGTRDVLAREPIREVARELADVAEAIVGQLARDQWARRARKFGSPTRSADGGRDRWAILALGKFGGRALNYYSDLDLVILHESDGVTRGGDESTTNQEFVTDVSQRLLKAMGGAATGGLYQVDTRLRPHGAAGPLVNTLGSFVDYFESTAQSWERLALTRGRVVFATGGFGRHVDDAIRSILARPVDVQTLGPEIADMRRRLEDSRGRKDLKRGIGGLADVEFVVQYLMLVNAALHPEVLRPNTWEALDALKTVGALTPSLHDELCDIYSFLFGVDARLRLIHDRAGTELPDDPEDLTRLARRLKYDAVDPTLAVSTFLLDSARYTTRARAIFQQIIPARHTDSP
- a CDS encoding 3-keto-disaccharide hydrolase, with product MTTVLLALSLIGLAAEGPAISLFDGKTLAGWVAEGVVDDVRDGVKHPVWVVEDGLLVCHGKGFGFLRYKDREFADFTFHVEFRMAPGCNSGLGVRTRAFDPEDSRGTRPSFYSYELQLMDDAGKPPTTHSTGSLYRYVAPRQNAAKPAGEWNTLEVTCDGPRIRVTLNDKLIQDVDQSRIDAIKDKPLRGNVCLQNHGGTIAFRALEVRELKAEPAKP
- a CDS encoding NAD(P)/FAD-dependent oxidoreductase, translated to MGMDSPQSPTARAGAVPHRWTRVEEPGSEAVIDAYETVIAGGGPAGLTGAYELSKNGGSCTVLEADPRLVGGISRTDEYKGYRFDIGGHRFFSKSQEVNDLWREILGDQFIKRPRLSRIFYDRKFFHYPLKPVDALWKLGLMRSARILLSYIMAQLRPIRPEKSFEDWVVNRFGRVLFETFFKSYTEKVWGMPTSTISADWAAQRIKGLSLVHAVFGALTSGLGSRKGEVIKTLIEEFHYPRLGPGQMWETARDRIRELGGAVHMDRRVVRIDHDGSAVTAVVAKDVVGRSYRYTGRHFLSTLPIRELIRAMNPAAPDEVRSASESLGYRDFLSVVLIVDRAETFPDTWIYVHEPNVKVGRIQNFKNWSPHLVPDPSKSSLGLEYFCFEGDDLWTMSDDDLLALGRREIDAMGLVAAKDVIDGCVVRMPKAYPVYDDVYQQHLAVIRDWLSKLENLELAGRNGMHKYNNQDHSMMTALLAARNILGHGSYDTWKVNTDAEYHEDGPSDDVQTPGVGRAVPRRVQSA